The following proteins come from a genomic window of Candidatus Obscuribacter sp.:
- a CDS encoding roadblock/LC7 domain-containing protein, producing MVTPESAAQVKGLLTSLNGKHGILGCILVGRDGSVVSTSLPADVDIATIGALSATLFSNNDVSIQRMNRGNLVQMTLLTDQGILHFFEAANHYLVVLTAKGQRINLEGLIRSVEEQGKTLEGMLI from the coding sequence ATGGTTACTCCCGAATCAGCCGCTCAAGTCAAAGGGCTTTTAACTTCTCTCAATGGCAAACATGGCATCCTGGGCTGCATCCTGGTAGGCAGAGATGGCTCTGTGGTATCTACATCACTGCCAGCCGACGTGGACATCGCCACGATTGGTGCTCTATCAGCGACTTTGTTTTCAAACAATGATGTCTCTATCCAGCGTATGAACAGAGGCAATCTGGTGCAAATGACCTTGCTCACCGACCAGGGCATCCTGCACTTTTTTGAAGCAGCTAATCACTATCTAGTAGTGCTAACCGCTAAAGGCCAGCGTATTAACCTGGAAGGACTCATTAGATCTGTTGAAGAACAGGGTAAAACACTAGAGGGAATGCTGATCTAA
- a CDS encoding S-layer homology domain-containing protein produces the protein MTRTNLKLSSRLPVWCFNTSLVLSLAFTLTLTNPAYAARFTDLSGNFAEKYINTLSDDGVIAAEPDGKFHPSDPVTRAQLADWMVKAMGLQNQSVPSTPSFTDVKPSDWFYKSVEIIKQNNYIAGYPDGFRPKQNIQRGEMISIIARGLNSPTPDSGSIARALSRFGDKNKIPDWARPGIAQAELAGMLTSNEASNVNATGIATRAETAAILARFYDVKGDQAVRQAISNPGQAAGNQMATATRTPSLDYQNQTQGYQPTGYPSQPALQTNPYQVAQNYNQGNYQGQVQMQGGQPQYPPPNNYPNPGQPESFNAQPPPQFYQQTPYQQPPQSLSGRVAVVGAGTQFQATLRNSLDSGSTQVGEPVEATLSSPLYANGQEVVPAGSKVIGSVTNVISARRFRFGANGKIDIKFNSVETPDGRRFPLSASVNGSEIRLTGGTTAGRVGKGLLTTGIGAGGGAALGTGLGAIVGAMSHGQVGRATGMGAVFGTAIGGGVGLVGAGVRKGSEVIIKSGTPLPVQLDESMQVTTGGPSYGGGYPPQGGGYAPQGGGYPPQGQYQQPQYQQPQYPPQGGGYPPQGGNNNNPYGQ, from the coding sequence ATGACGAGAACTAATTTGAAGTTGAGTAGCCGCCTGCCTGTCTGGTGTTTTAACACAAGTCTTGTGCTCTCTTTGGCCTTTACATTGACTCTGACAAACCCAGCTTATGCTGCCCGTTTTACAGATCTGTCAGGTAATTTTGCCGAAAAATATATCAACACCCTTTCTGATGATGGTGTTATAGCAGCCGAGCCTGACGGTAAATTTCACCCCTCAGATCCAGTCACCAGAGCCCAACTAGCTGACTGGATGGTCAAAGCAATGGGACTGCAAAACCAGTCAGTGCCCTCCACCCCCAGCTTTACCGATGTAAAACCATCGGATTGGTTTTATAAATCAGTCGAAATAATCAAGCAAAATAATTACATCGCTGGTTATCCCGATGGCTTTAGACCCAAGCAAAACATCCAGCGCGGCGAGATGATCTCCATTATCGCCCGCGGTCTAAACTCACCTACTCCCGATAGCGGCAGTATTGCCCGTGCTCTCAGCCGCTTTGGTGACAAAAACAAAATTCCAGACTGGGCTCGTCCAGGCATTGCTCAGGCAGAATTAGCTGGCATGCTGACCAGTAACGAAGCCTCCAATGTAAATGCCACAGGCATTGCCACCAGAGCCGAAACAGCAGCAATACTGGCACGCTTTTATGATGTCAAAGGCGATCAGGCTGTGCGCCAGGCCATATCCAATCCCGGTCAGGCAGCGGGCAATCAAATGGCTACTGCCACTCGCACACCATCTTTGGATTATCAAAACCAGACTCAGGGCTACCAACCCACTGGTTATCCCAGTCAGCCCGCCTTGCAGACCAATCCTTATCAGGTAGCGCAAAATTACAACCAGGGTAATTATCAGGGTCAAGTACAGATGCAGGGTGGACAACCCCAGTATCCACCACCAAACAACTATCCCAATCCCGGTCAGCCAGAGAGCTTTAACGCTCAGCCGCCACCGCAGTTTTATCAACAGACACCCTATCAACAGCCACCGCAGTCACTTTCGGGTCGAGTAGCAGTAGTGGGAGCTGGTACTCAGTTTCAAGCGACTTTGCGCAACAGTTTAGACAGCGGCTCAACCCAGGTGGGCGAGCCAGTCGAAGCCACACTCTCAAGCCCACTTTATGCCAATGGTCAGGAAGTCGTGCCAGCAGGCAGTAAGGTGATAGGCTCTGTCACCAATGTTATTTCGGCTCGCCGCTTTCGTTTTGGCGCCAATGGCAAAATTGATATCAAATTCAATTCAGTAGAGACCCCAGATGGTCGCAGATTTCCACTGTCGGCGTCGGTCAATGGTAGCGAAATCAGACTGACTGGTGGCACCACCGCCGGCCGAGTAGGCAAAGGCTTACTCACCACTGGTATTGGTGCTGGTGGCGGAGCAGCACTGGGTACAGGTCTGGGCGCTATCGTGGGAGCCATGTCTCATGGTCAGGTGGGCAGAGCAACCGGTATGGGTGCAGTATTTGGCACCGCTATTGGTGGCGGAGTGGGACTGGTGGGTGCCGGTGTACGCAAAGGCTCAGAAGTAATTATCAAATCAGGCACACCGCTACCAGTGCAACTGGACGAGTCGATGCAAGTGACTACTGGTGGTCCAAGCTATGGCGGTGGATATCCTCCTCAAGGTGGCGGCTATGCCCCTCAGGGCGGCGGTTATCCACCACAGGGTCAATACCAGCAGCCCCAATACCAGCAGCCACAATACCCGCCTCAAGGCGGTGGCTATCCACCTCAGGGTGGCAACAACAACAATCCTTACGGTCAATAG
- the uppS gene encoding di-trans,poly-cis-decaprenylcistransferase: MPLQHVAIIMDGNRRWADNRHIPRLKGHQEGVKSLKRLVRHVGALGLKYMTVYAFSSENWQRSSEEVNYLFELFGRVLADEFAELSGNHVRLSFIGQLESVPPKLKASMERAMHDSRGNTGLSLQVAINYGSRLEIVNAVQKIARLVQEGKLSPEQVDENLISSQLYTGGMPDPELLIRTGGEQRLSNYLLWQSAYTEIFVTPTLWPEFTPECFDQAIEEFSRRHRRWGGD, translated from the coding sequence CTGCCATTGCAGCATGTGGCCATTATCATGGACGGCAATCGCCGCTGGGCCGATAACCGCCATATACCCAGGCTCAAAGGACACCAGGAAGGTGTCAAGAGCCTCAAGCGTCTGGTCCGCCATGTTGGTGCCCTGGGGCTTAAATACATGACTGTCTATGCCTTTAGCAGCGAAAACTGGCAGCGCAGCTCAGAAGAAGTCAATTATCTCTTTGAGCTTTTTGGTCGAGTCCTGGCTGATGAGTTTGCCGAATTGTCTGGCAATCATGTGCGTCTTAGCTTTATTGGTCAATTAGAAAGTGTGCCACCTAAGCTCAAAGCCTCCATGGAAAGAGCGATGCATGACAGTAGAGGCAATACCGGGCTGTCTTTGCAGGTAGCGATTAACTATGGCTCGCGTCTGGAAATCGTTAACGCTGTACAAAAAATAGCCCGGCTGGTGCAGGAAGGCAAGCTCAGTCCGGAGCAAGTGGACGAGAATCTCATCTCCAGTCAGCTATATACAGGTGGCATGCCCGATCCTGAGCTATTGATTCGCACTGGCGGCGAGCAAAGACTCTCCAACTATTTGCTCTGGCAATCGGCCTATACCGAAATTTTTGTCACACCTACGCTCTGGCCAGAGTTTACGCCAGAGTGCTTTGATCAGGCCATCGAAGAATTTAGCAGACGCCACAGACGCTGGGGCGGCGACTAA
- a CDS encoding YqeG family HAD IIIA-type phosphatase: MFLKPTYLIDGDITDVDLEKLSQDGIKGLILDLDSTIMAPHSAALTAEAALWLTQAKQKFHMAIASNNKNEKYLEKVGLVIDIPIIGRAAKPSRKAFNKLLKDFGLSAHEVAVIGDRPLTDIWGGHRAGMKTILVRVLKSMEEPEWKRSIRNLERIFIRHN; encoded by the coding sequence GTGTTTTTAAAACCAACCTATTTAATTGATGGTGATATCACTGATGTCGATCTGGAAAAATTAAGCCAGGATGGCATCAAGGGACTTATCCTGGACTTAGACAGTACGATTATGGCGCCTCATTCAGCGGCTTTAACGGCAGAAGCGGCCCTCTGGTTAACACAGGCCAAACAAAAATTTCATATGGCAATCGCCAGCAATAACAAAAACGAAAAATATTTAGAGAAAGTGGGCCTGGTAATCGATATACCTATTATTGGTAGAGCAGCCAAACCCAGTCGTAAAGCCTTTAACAAGCTACTCAAAGACTTTGGACTGAGCGCTCATGAAGTGGCTGTAATTGGTGATAGACCACTAACAGATATCTGGGGCGGGCACAGGGCCGGTATGAAAACCATCCTGGTCCGGGTCCTCAAAAGCATGGAAGAGCCAGAGTGGAAGCGCTCAATCCGCAACCTTGAGCGGATTTTCATACGCCACAATTAA